The Pan paniscus chromosome 17, NHGRI_mPanPan1-v2.0_pri, whole genome shotgun sequence genomic interval ATGGTTGTCAGCAGCTctctcaagtaatcttcctgaaTGGTGCCTGGAGAATAAAGAACAAGGGATCAGAATACATACTATTCTGAGGGTTAATTACAAAGAATATCTATACTCAACTAAGCATGTTCTGTATGTTACAAACTATAAACATGCAAAGATATATGAACTACAGGGTGTCCACCTACTTAAAACAGCCTCAGCAGAGAAGTGCCTAGAAAAATGCCTAGCTGCTTAGCAGCACTGCTCCGCTCTATCATTTGCTCTATCATTCTGCCTCCACATTCAGCTTCTGATCTCTTGATAAGAGAGACTAAACCTATGCCTAAACAAAGTAATAAAAAGTATGGTTAAAGAATCTAAGCCTTACGGTTCCTTAAAGTGGCATGAATGGTCACATCTTATTCTACAAGCAAGTAACATTTACCTGCCAGGCTAAAATCAACACTACATCATACACATCAATAAAGTGGTACAGTGGAAAGAATACTGGAAACTTGAGGCCCAGTTTTAACAAGCTATTTTATTTCAGGCATTTCACTTTATCCCTGACTTTGGTTTTCTCAGATGTAAAATGAGATTTTTACTGTTTACAAATCTAATTATTGTAATAAATATGGCCAGTCCCAGcacatgcaaaaacatggaataaaTATTTGAGCACTaactatgtggcaggcactgtgctgggcagtgGGGATGTGCAGTGGTAAGCTGAAAGGTGTGTGCTCTTTACTTTGGGAATTTGATACCAGGGTTCTCATAAAACCTGCCTGCCTACAAGAATCTGATGTCACCCGATTTATTTTCTGGTATTGGTATTTTTAAGATTTCCCAAATAACTGGCATGCACATGTGGGGAGCCTTGAAAGCCACAGACCATGCTTCCATCAgcaggccctggcaaccacccaGTATTTAAACTCGTCCCACTAATGGAGGCAACCAAAGATTGTGCGTTCCTTCACTAAACACACTTGGCTACGCCATGTTGAGTTGGGAATCACGGAAAATATTCCCTCATTATGTTTTCTCTTACATACATTTCTGCCAAAGGATCAGGCCCCTATATagataacattttgtttttctgagagttAACTCTGTGCCACACAGTATGCTAAGTACTTCATGTACATCTCACTTcttcacttaattctcacaacaaccctaggaGGTAGGTAATActgctcattttacaaataagaaaacagaggcttagagaaagttaagcaacttgccccaaATTATACAGCTATTATGTGGAAGAGGAATTTGAAGCCAGATAGTCTAATTCCAGACCCTAAGTTCTACtgggtgtattttaaaataaaggttagATGTCAGATTTAAACAATTTGAGAGCTGACAGATACCTGGTAAACATATACAGGATTGTAGTGGTGCATGGCCTATAACAATTTATACTTCATCAAGATTATTCTGGTAAAAGTTttttattcaatacatattttctgAGAGCCTAACCCTTGTGGAGTTAACATGGTAGGAAAGGGGTAATATAAGCTTCCCAATGAGGTTTCAAATACAACCTATTCATTGTAAACTACTACTTAGGGCAGAAGCAGCAAAGTGAGTGACAAACATGCCAAGagaactctgtctaaaaaaataggTGTAGTACAAACCTGAGAGCGTTATCATATTTTAAGTTACTGTATATTTTAGTTACCATAACTAAAAATTAAATCACTTTATAATTAAAGGTTACCTCTCACTTACCAGTTGCTTCTTCATCAAAGCAAGCAAAGGCGTTTCTGATGACATCTTCAGGATCTGTGCCATTTAACTTCTCACCAAACATGGTGAGGAACATGGTGAAATTGATGGGGCCTGGAGCCTCATTCATCATGGCATCTAGATACTCATCAGTTGGATTCTtccctaaatttttaaaaggggTCATAATTTTAATTACATTACAATACATATCAACTATTAATGACAGTAAACATTTTGGTAACAAAGATTATCATTCATACAGTTTACTGTTTGCACTCATGAGAGTGAAACTATTTGGGGGGAAAGTTTTCTTAATGAATAGGGCCTATTAAAGAGTCTGGAAAGTATATGATAGTCCATTGGAACGTCAGAAGGAATAATACTGCTTCCATAATCAAGATCAGtgtttttatacacacacacacacacacacacgaacccCAACCCAATCCTAAGACAGGGTCACGAATCTGCTGGTGATCCGGTGGGAAACACTGTTCCACACTTTACTCAAACCTTAGTAGACTCATTAGACAGGCTTTACAGAGCTTTAAGACtcatgaaatcaagatgaaaggCACCATGGAAATTCTATCCAATAGATTAATATTTAAACTGAGCATTACCCAATGAAGCAAGCATATCATGCAAATCTTCCTTGTCGATGAAACCATCTCTGTTCTGATCAATCATGTTGAAGGCCTCTTTGAACTCCTGAATCTGTGACTGGTCAAACATAGCAAACACATTGGATGTTGCACGCTGAGGGCGCTTCTTGGTCTTggtctttgttcttt includes:
- the LOC100978696 gene encoding myosin regulatory light chain 12A isoform X1; protein product: MCGQAKPQDGRNHLRKGWGEEDLTLQQQDLTTTMSSKRTKTKTKKRPQRATSNVFAMFDQSQIQEFKEAFNMIDQNRDGFIDKEDLHDMLASLGKNPTDEYLDAMMNEAPGPINFTMFLTMFGEKLNGTDPEDVIRNAFACFDEEATGTIQEDYLRELLTTMGDRFTDEEVDELYREAPIDKKGNFNYIEFTRILKHGAKDKDD
- the LOC100978696 gene encoding myosin regulatory light chain 12A isoform X2 — its product is MSSKRTKTKTKKRPQRATSNVFAMFDQSQIQEFKEAFNMIDQNRDGFIDKEDLHDMLASLGKNPTDEYLDAMMNEAPGPINFTMFLTMFGEKLNGTDPEDVIRNAFACFDEEATGTIQEDYLRELLTTMGDRFTDEEVDELYREAPIDKKGNFNYIEFTRILKHGAKDKDD